Proteins from a single region of Bogoriella caseilytica:
- the metK gene encoding methionine adenosyltransferase — MTTNQFTSESVTEGHPDKICDRISDTILDAMLEQDPAARVAVETMVTTGLVHVAGEVTTEAYVEIPELVRDVVRSIGYTSSEIGFDGSSCGVSVSIGQQSAEIATGVNSSEEKRTGTDYGDPLDDQGAGDQGLMFGYAAAETPTLMPVPIYLAHRLAERLAHVRRAGIVGGLRPDGKTQVTIGYEGDRAVSLDTVVLSTQHVADKDQGDLAEQVRAEILTPVLESAELDLDVSDVRLLVNPTGTFVIGGPMGDAGLTGRKIIVDTYGGMARHGGGAFSGKDPSKVDRSAAYAMRWVAKNVVAAGLAKRCEVQVAYAIGRAHPVGLHVDTFGTHTVPVDRISHAIREVFDLRPAALVRDLDLLRPIYAQTSAYGHFGRELPDFTWERTDRAEALRAAAGMA; from the coding sequence GTGACCACTAATCAGTTCACTTCCGAGTCCGTCACCGAAGGCCACCCGGACAAGATCTGCGACCGGATCTCCGACACCATCCTCGACGCCATGCTTGAGCAGGATCCCGCTGCACGTGTGGCGGTCGAGACGATGGTGACCACCGGCCTGGTCCATGTGGCCGGCGAGGTCACTACGGAGGCCTATGTAGAGATCCCGGAACTGGTCCGCGACGTCGTGCGCAGCATCGGCTACACCTCTTCGGAGATCGGCTTCGACGGTTCCTCCTGTGGGGTGTCGGTTTCGATCGGGCAACAGTCGGCGGAGATCGCCACCGGCGTGAACTCCTCGGAGGAGAAGCGCACCGGCACGGATTACGGGGATCCATTGGATGACCAGGGCGCCGGCGACCAGGGACTGATGTTCGGGTACGCGGCCGCCGAGACACCCACGCTGATGCCCGTGCCGATTTACCTGGCGCACCGGCTCGCGGAGCGCCTGGCCCACGTGCGGCGGGCCGGGATCGTCGGCGGACTGCGTCCGGACGGCAAGACCCAGGTCACGATCGGTTATGAGGGAGACCGCGCCGTCTCGCTGGACACGGTGGTGCTGTCCACCCAGCACGTGGCCGACAAGGACCAGGGTGATCTTGCCGAGCAGGTCCGCGCCGAGATCCTCACCCCGGTGCTCGAGAGCGCCGAGCTGGACCTCGACGTCTCTGATGTGCGTCTGCTGGTCAACCCGACCGGCACCTTCGTGATCGGCGGGCCCATGGGCGATGCCGGGCTCACCGGCCGCAAGATCATCGTGGACACCTACGGGGGAATGGCACGACACGGCGGCGGAGCCTTCTCGGGCAAGGACCCCTCCAAGGTGGACCGCTCCGCGGCCTACGCCATGCGCTGGGTGGCCAAGAATGTGGTGGCTGCCGGCTTGGCGAAGCGCTGCGAGGTTCAGGTGGCCTACGCCATCGGCCGTGCCCATCCGGTCGGTCTGCACGTGGACACCTTCGGCACGCACACCGTGCCGGTGGACCGCATCAGCCACGCCATCCGCGAGGTCTTCGATCTGCGTCCGGCCGCACTGGTGCGCGATCTGGACCTGTTGCGCCCGATCTACGCACAGACCTCGGCCTACGGTCACTTCGGCCGTGAGCTGCCGGACTTCACGTGGGAACGCACCGACCGTGCTGAGGCGCTGCGAGCGGCCGCCGGGATGGCCTGA
- the pyrF gene encoding orotidine-5'-phosphate decarboxylase codes for MSVHGSGGPGFGDRLAAAIEDCGPVCVGIDPHPQLLQAWGLSADGAGLRDFGRMVVERVAGTVAAIKPQSAFFEEYGSEGIAALEHILAAARDAGVLSVLDVKRGDIGSTMGGYARAYLGDRSPLRADAITVSPYLGYESLRPALDLAHENGRGVFVLALTSNPEARELQREVAGKIVAAAAHENAARPGRLLGSVGLVVGATIGSAAEDLGIDLATVGGPMLAPGVGAQGAGAAEIAGVFGEAVPFVLASSSRGLLQAGPDGLRAAAAELTSALRAQT; via the coding sequence GTGAGCGTGCACGGCTCCGGTGGTCCCGGCTTCGGCGATCGGCTGGCGGCGGCCATCGAGGACTGCGGCCCGGTGTGCGTGGGCATCGATCCGCATCCGCAGCTGCTGCAGGCCTGGGGGCTGAGCGCGGACGGCGCCGGCCTGCGTGACTTCGGCCGCATGGTCGTCGAGCGCGTGGCGGGCACGGTTGCCGCGATCAAACCCCAGTCTGCCTTCTTCGAGGAGTACGGCTCCGAGGGGATCGCGGCTCTGGAGCACATCCTGGCTGCGGCCCGTGACGCGGGCGTGCTCAGTGTGCTGGATGTCAAGCGCGGTGACATCGGCTCCACCATGGGCGGCTATGCCCGTGCCTACCTGGGGGACCGGTCGCCGCTGCGCGCCGATGCCATCACGGTGAGCCCTTACCTCGGCTACGAGTCGCTGCGCCCGGCCCTGGACCTGGCGCATGAGAACGGCCGGGGGGTCTTCGTCCTCGCGCTGACGTCTAATCCGGAGGCGCGCGAGCTCCAGCGTGAGGTAGCCGGGAAGATCGTGGCCGCGGCCGCTCACGAGAACGCTGCCCGCCCCGGTCGGCTGCTGGGCTCGGTGGGCCTGGTGGTCGGCGCGACGATCGGCTCAGCCGCAGAGGATCTCGGTATCGATCTGGCCACTGTCGGCGGGCCCATGCTCGCCCCCGGGGTCGGTGCCCAGGGCGCCGGTGCTGCGGAGATCGCTGGGGTGTTCGGCGAGGCTGTCCCGTTCGTGCTGGCCTCCTCCTCCCGGGGGTTGCTGCAGGCCGGTCCCGATGGTCTGCGCGCCGCTGCGGCGGAACTCACGTCGGCTCTGCGGGCTCAGACGTGA
- the mihF gene encoding integration host factor, actinobacterial type: MPLPPLTPEQRTQALEKAAAARATRAEVKNKLKYSQLKLSDVLDQAKSDEALSKLKVVSLLESLPGIGKATARSVMAEVGISEARRVRGLGPHQSTALVERFG, encoded by the coding sequence GTGCCGCTCCCGCCGTTGACACCAGAGCAGCGCACCCAAGCGCTCGAGAAGGCCGCCGCCGCGCGGGCCACCCGTGCGGAGGTGAAGAACAAGCTGAAGTACTCCCAGCTCAAGCTTTCCGATGTGCTTGACCAGGCCAAGTCCGACGAGGCACTGAGCAAGCTCAAGGTCGTCTCGCTGCTGGAATCCCTTCCCGGTATCGGCAAGGCCACCGCGCGTTCGGTCATGGCCGAGGTGGGCATCTCCGAGGCGCGCCGGGTGCGCGGGCTGGGCCCGCACCAGAGCACCGCGCTCGTCGAGCGCTTCGGGTGA
- the rpoZ gene encoding DNA-directed RNA polymerase subunit omega, with the protein MYGTVAAPEGITDPPIDDLLDKVDSKYALVIYASKRARQINTYNAQLQEGLLEFVGPLVPSAQEDKSLSISLREISEGMLTITSSEEHAAAQAQRFAAAEEQSAELPAELDPSAELDAPTEA; encoded by the coding sequence ATGTACGGAACCGTTGCCGCCCCCGAGGGCATCACCGACCCACCCATTGACGACCTGCTCGACAAGGTCGACTCGAAGTACGCCCTGGTGATCTATGCCTCCAAGCGCGCCCGGCAGATCAACACGTACAACGCTCAGCTGCAGGAAGGCCTGCTGGAGTTCGTCGGCCCGCTGGTGCCGTCGGCCCAGGAGGACAAGTCCTTGTCCATCTCCTTGCGCGAGATCTCCGAGGGCATGCTGACCATCACCTCCTCCGAGGAGCACGCCGCAGCTCAGGCGCAGCGTTTCGCCGCCGCCGAGGAGCAGTCCGCAGAGCTTCCTGCCGAGCTGGACCCCAGCGCGGAACTCGACGCACCCACCGAGGCCTGA
- the carB gene encoding carbamoyl-phosphate synthase large subunit, with protein sequence MARRTDISSVLVIGSGPIVIGQAAEFDYSGTQAVRVLREEGIRVILVNSNPATIMTDPEMADATYVEPITPEVVATIIEKERPDALLPTLGGQTALNAAISLAKAGVLEKYGVELIGASIEAIELAEDRDKFKGVVERCGAESARSAIVHSLEECHAIAEELGYPLVVRPSFTMGGLGSGLAYNAEDLNRIAGAGLHYSPTTEVLLEESILGWKEFELELMRDKHDNVVVVCSIENVDPVGVHTGDSITVAPALTLTDREYQKMRDVGIAVIREVGVDTGGCNVQFAVDPKTGRVIVIEMNPRVSRSSALASKATGFPIAKIAARLAIGYTLDEIPNDITGSTPASFEPTLDYVVVKIPRFAFEKFPAADPTLTTTMKSVGEAMALGRSFTEALQKAMRSIDKAGSSFHWDGPVPDAEARAALLEEIRTPTETRLVATQQALRAGATVEDVHEATAIDPWFLDQMLLIEEVAEEIRTAPALGAEVLRLAKRHGFSDAQIGRLRGLGETAVREVRHAYGLRPVYKTVDTCAAEFAALTPYHYSAYDTETEVRPREREAVIILGSGPNRIGQGIEFDYSCVHATMTLAGRYETVMVNCNPETVSTDYDISDRLYFEPLTFEDVLEIYHAELEAGPVAGVIVQLGGQTPLSLAQRLADAGVPIMGTSPESIDMAEDRGRFGAVLRTAGLPAPAYGTATSDAEAVAVAADIGYPVLVRPSYVLGGRGMEIVYDEPGLHDYLARVAAEAARHGGDVAHPDAPLLLDRFLDDAVEIDVDALYDGTELFLGGVMEHIEEAGIHSGDSACVLPAVTLSQAEIDRIRVSTEAIAAGVGVRGLLNIQFALVSDVLHVIEANPRASRTVPFVAKATGVPLAKAASRIMAGETIAELRAEGVLPRKDGAVIDTDDPLAVKEAVLPFKRFATPEGLIVDTLLGPEMRSTGEVMGFDTTFPAAFAKSQSAAYGGLPTSGRVFVSVADRDKRSIVFPVARLVELGFEVLATAGTATVLRRHGIEATVVRKNSEGRGPDGEPTIIDRISAREVDMVLNTPNGQGARADGYEIRAATTAADRPIVTTVQEFSAAVLAIETVRSGPFSVGSLQHHDAARAARRLAQA encoded by the coding sequence ATGGCGCGTCGCACAGATATCTCCAGCGTCCTGGTGATCGGCTCCGGGCCGATCGTCATCGGTCAGGCCGCCGAGTTCGACTACTCCGGCACCCAGGCCGTGCGGGTGCTGCGCGAGGAAGGCATTCGCGTCATCCTCGTCAACTCCAATCCCGCGACGATCATGACCGACCCGGAGATGGCCGACGCCACCTACGTCGAGCCCATCACTCCCGAGGTGGTCGCCACGATCATCGAGAAGGAGCGCCCCGACGCGCTCCTGCCCACCCTCGGTGGTCAGACGGCGCTGAACGCCGCGATCTCGCTGGCCAAGGCCGGGGTGCTGGAGAAGTACGGCGTGGAGCTGATCGGTGCCTCCATCGAGGCCATCGAGCTGGCGGAGGACCGCGACAAGTTCAAGGGCGTGGTCGAGCGGTGCGGCGCGGAGTCGGCGCGCTCGGCCATCGTGCATTCCTTGGAGGAGTGCCATGCCATCGCCGAGGAGCTCGGGTATCCGCTGGTGGTCCGCCCCTCCTTCACCATGGGCGGTCTCGGCTCGGGCCTGGCCTACAACGCCGAGGACCTCAACCGTATCGCCGGCGCCGGCCTGCATTACTCGCCGACCACCGAGGTGCTCCTGGAGGAGTCGATCCTGGGGTGGAAGGAGTTCGAGCTCGAGCTCATGCGCGACAAGCACGACAACGTCGTGGTCGTCTGCTCCATCGAGAATGTCGACCCGGTGGGCGTGCACACGGGTGACTCGATCACCGTGGCGCCGGCGCTGACCCTGACCGACCGTGAGTACCAGAAGATGCGCGACGTGGGCATCGCGGTCATCCGCGAGGTCGGCGTCGACACCGGTGGCTGCAATGTGCAGTTCGCGGTGGACCCGAAGACCGGGCGCGTCATTGTCATCGAGATGAATCCCCGAGTCTCGCGCTCCTCGGCGCTGGCCTCGAAGGCCACGGGATTCCCGATCGCCAAGATCGCGGCCCGCCTGGCCATCGGCTACACCCTGGACGAGATCCCCAACGACATCACCGGCTCCACGCCGGCGAGCTTCGAGCCCACCCTGGACTACGTGGTGGTCAAGATCCCGCGCTTCGCCTTCGAGAAGTTCCCCGCCGCGGATCCGACGCTGACCACCACGATGAAGTCGGTGGGCGAGGCGATGGCCTTGGGCAGGTCCTTCACCGAGGCGCTGCAGAAGGCCATGCGTTCCATCGACAAGGCAGGTAGTTCCTTCCACTGGGACGGGCCGGTTCCGGACGCCGAGGCACGCGCCGCGCTGCTCGAGGAGATCCGCACACCCACGGAGACCCGCCTGGTCGCGACCCAGCAGGCCCTGCGTGCCGGTGCCACGGTCGAGGACGTCCACGAGGCCACCGCGATCGACCCCTGGTTCCTGGATCAGATGCTGCTCATCGAGGAGGTGGCCGAGGAGATCCGCACCGCGCCGGCTCTCGGTGCCGAGGTCCTCCGCCTGGCCAAGCGGCACGGCTTCTCCGACGCTCAGATCGGGCGCCTGCGCGGGCTGGGGGAGACGGCCGTGCGCGAGGTCCGTCACGCTTACGGGCTGCGCCCGGTGTACAAGACGGTGGATACCTGCGCCGCCGAGTTCGCCGCGCTGACCCCGTACCACTACTCGGCCTACGACACCGAGACCGAGGTACGCCCACGCGAGCGCGAAGCGGTGATCATCCTCGGCTCTGGCCCGAACCGTATCGGTCAGGGCATCGAGTTCGACTACTCCTGCGTGCACGCCACCATGACCCTCGCCGGGCGCTACGAGACCGTGATGGTCAACTGCAACCCGGAAACGGTCTCGACCGACTACGACATCTCGGACCGCCTGTATTTCGAGCCCCTCACCTTCGAGGATGTGCTCGAGATCTATCACGCCGAGCTCGAGGCCGGCCCGGTGGCCGGTGTCATCGTCCAGCTCGGCGGGCAGACACCCCTCTCCCTTGCGCAACGGCTGGCTGATGCCGGCGTCCCGATCATGGGCACCAGCCCGGAGTCGATCGATATGGCTGAGGACCGCGGACGCTTCGGCGCCGTGCTGCGCACGGCCGGGCTGCCCGCGCCAGCGTACGGCACAGCCACCTCGGACGCCGAGGCCGTGGCGGTAGCTGCCGATATCGGCTACCCCGTGCTGGTGCGCCCCTCGTACGTGCTCGGCGGGCGTGGCATGGAGATCGTCTATGACGAGCCCGGCCTGCACGACTACCTCGCCCGGGTCGCCGCTGAGGCTGCCCGGCACGGCGGAGACGTCGCCCATCCGGACGCGCCCCTGCTGCTGGACCGCTTCCTGGACGACGCCGTGGAGATCGACGTCGACGCGCTCTACGATGGCACCGAGCTTTTCCTCGGCGGCGTGATGGAGCACATCGAGGAGGCCGGAATCCATTCCGGTGACTCCGCCTGCGTGCTGCCGGCCGTGACCCTCTCGCAGGCCGAGATCGACCGGATCCGTGTCTCGACCGAGGCCATCGCGGCCGGCGTGGGCGTGCGTGGGTTGCTCAACATCCAGTTCGCGCTGGTCTCGGATGTCCTCCATGTCATCGAGGCGAACCCTCGCGCCTCACGGACGGTGCCCTTCGTGGCCAAGGCGACCGGTGTGCCGCTGGCGAAGGCCGCCTCGCGGATCATGGCGGGCGAGACCATCGCCGAGTTGCGCGCCGAGGGCGTCCTGCCACGGAAGGACGGCGCGGTCATCGACACCGATGACCCCCTGGCCGTCAAGGAGGCAGTGCTGCCCTTCAAGCGTTTCGCCACTCCTGAGGGCCTGATCGTGGACACCTTGCTCGGCCCGGAGATGCGCTCCACCGGCGAGGTGATGGGCTTCGACACCACCTTCCCGGCGGCCTTCGCCAAATCCCAGTCCGCGGCCTACGGCGGGTTGCCCACCTCGGGGCGGGTCTTCGTCTCGGTGGCCGATCGCGACAAGCGCTCGATCGTCTTCCCGGTGGCGCGGCTGGTCGAGCTCGGTTTCGAGGTGCTCGCCACCGCCGGCACCGCCACTGTGCTGCGCCGGCACGGCATCGAGGCGACGGTGGTGCGCAAGAACAGCGAAGGTCGCGGGCCGGACGGCGAACCGACCATCATCGATCGGATCTCCGCCCGAGAGGTGGACATGGTGCTGAACACCCCCAACGGTCAGGGGGCACGCGCCGACGGTTACGAGATCCGGGCCGCCACAACGGCCGCGGACCGGCCGATCGTGACCACGGTCCAGGAGTTCTCTGCCGCGGTGCTCGCCATCGAGACGGTGCGCTCCGGGCCCTTCTCGGTCGGCAGCCTGCAGCACCATGATGCCGCCCGGGCGGCTCGCCGCCTGGCTCAGGCGTGA
- the coaBC gene encoding bifunctional phosphopantothenoylcysteine decarboxylase/phosphopantothenate--cysteine ligase CoaBC — MSRILLGVAGGIAAYKAVHLLRLLREAGHRVRVIPTVAALEFVGAPTWEAISGEPVRTGVFEGAAEVDHVALGREAELVVVAPATANLLARAAAGMSDDLLTASLLTARCPVLLAPAMHTEMWEHPATIANVATLRERGVEILDPAVGRLTGSDTGAGRLPEPEALAAAALGLLREQDLAGRHVVISAGGTREALDPVRYLGNRSTGRQGVALAEAAAARGARVSLVAAGVETSLLPRHPRITVTAVESATELAAEVRAAGSDADAIVMAAAVADYRPAGRLGHKLKKQASAATRGIELVENPDILASLVAERPVAGQVIVGFAAETGDEAGSVLDHGRAKARRKGADLLAVNEVGTARGFGDVPNSVTILDATGDVLATASGSKADVAHALLDAVSVRFPTA, encoded by the coding sequence GTGTCACGCATCCTGCTCGGTGTCGCCGGTGGGATCGCGGCGTACAAGGCCGTCCACCTGCTGCGCCTGTTGCGTGAGGCGGGGCACCGCGTACGGGTCATCCCCACGGTCGCAGCTCTGGAGTTCGTCGGTGCCCCCACCTGGGAGGCGATCTCGGGGGAGCCCGTGCGCACGGGCGTGTTCGAGGGCGCCGCAGAGGTCGATCACGTCGCCCTGGGCCGTGAGGCGGAGCTCGTCGTCGTGGCCCCGGCCACCGCGAACCTGCTGGCCCGCGCCGCCGCAGGGATGAGCGACGACCTGCTCACCGCCTCACTGCTGACGGCGCGCTGCCCGGTGCTGCTCGCCCCGGCGATGCACACCGAGATGTGGGAACACCCCGCCACCATCGCGAACGTGGCCACCCTGCGCGAGCGCGGAGTCGAGATCCTCGACCCGGCAGTCGGCCGCTTGACCGGCTCCGATACCGGTGCCGGGCGTCTGCCCGAGCCCGAGGCGCTTGCCGCTGCGGCTCTTGGCCTGCTGCGTGAACAGGACCTCGCCGGACGGCACGTGGTGATCTCCGCCGGTGGGACGCGAGAGGCTCTCGACCCCGTGCGCTACCTGGGGAACCGGTCCACCGGCCGGCAGGGCGTGGCCCTGGCCGAGGCTGCTGCCGCACGCGGTGCACGGGTCTCGCTCGTTGCCGCTGGCGTCGAGACCTCGCTGCTGCCGCGCCATCCACGGATCACCGTCACGGCTGTGGAGAGTGCTACCGAGCTCGCCGCCGAGGTGCGGGCGGCGGGCAGCGATGCGGACGCGATCGTCATGGCAGCGGCCGTGGCCGACTACCGCCCCGCCGGGCGCCTGGGCCACAAGCTGAAGAAGCAGGCCTCGGCTGCTACGCGGGGCATCGAGCTGGTGGAGAACCCGGACATCCTCGCCTCGCTGGTCGCCGAGCGGCCCGTTGCCGGGCAGGTCATCGTGGGATTCGCCGCCGAGACCGGCGATGAGGCCGGTAGCGTGCTCGACCACGGGCGTGCCAAGGCCCGGCGCAAGGGGGCCGACCTGCTCGCGGTCAACGAGGTGGGCACCGCGCGCGGCTTCGGTGATGTTCCCAACAGCGTGACCATCCTGGACGCCACCGGTGACGTGCTTGCCACAGCCTCCGGTTCCAAGGCCGACGTGGCACACGCCCTCCTGGATGCCGTCTCAGTGCGCTTTCCCACGGCCTGA
- the gmk gene encoding guanylate kinase, which produces MNRLPPEVSGEPETASPDVAPARLTVLSGPTAVGKGTVMAAMRRRAPEVWISVSATTRPARPGEVDGVHYLFLTEERFTELAETGRMLEWAVVHGRHRYGTLREPVEEMLRTGRPVFLELDLQGARQVREAMPDCQLVFLAPPSWEEMVRRLTHRGTETAEERERRLVTAREEMAAAGEFDHVVVNDDVERATDEVLRLMGVDTRGMASDG; this is translated from the coding sequence GTGAACCGCCTCCCGCCTGAGGTGAGCGGCGAGCCTGAGACTGCGTCGCCCGACGTGGCCCCTGCCCGGCTGACCGTGCTCTCCGGCCCCACCGCCGTCGGTAAGGGCACCGTGATGGCCGCGATGCGCCGCCGCGCACCCGAGGTGTGGATCTCGGTCTCGGCGACCACGCGGCCGGCGCGGCCCGGCGAGGTCGATGGCGTGCACTACCTCTTCCTCACCGAGGAGCGTTTCACCGAGCTGGCCGAGACCGGCCGCATGCTGGAGTGGGCCGTGGTGCACGGCCGCCACCGGTACGGCACGCTCCGCGAGCCCGTGGAGGAGATGCTGCGCACTGGCCGCCCGGTCTTCCTCGAGCTCGATCTGCAGGGTGCGCGCCAAGTGCGCGAGGCGATGCCGGACTGCCAACTGGTTTTCCTCGCTCCGCCCTCCTGGGAGGAGATGGTCCGCCGCCTCACCCACCGCGGCACCGAAACCGCCGAGGAGCGCGAACGGCGGCTGGTCACCGCCCGCGAGGAGATGGCCGCGGCTGGGGAGTTCGATCACGTCGTCGTCAACGACGATGTCGAGCGGGCCACGGACGAGGTGCTGCGTCTCATGGGCGTGGACACCCGCGGAATGGCGTCGGACGGCTAG
- a CDS encoding primosomal protein N', with product MNPGAAYGEQGSLLEVPVVARTVRSPGVTDPVARVLVDGPLPHLDRPFDYLVRAEHADNAVVGSRVHVRFAGQDRQGFVCERRSTTEHPGELAPLRRAASPLPVLSPEVLQLCRAVAERYAGTLSDVLRLAVPPRHATTEKSVLEKDLGEPPALPEATDAPEGSAWAPYRAGPAFLEHLAIGESPRAAWSALPGPWQPAVAQAVRAVRASGRGALVVLPTTRDVDAVLAAIAEELPQEPVARLVADDGQARRYRAFLRVLLGQAQVVVGTRAAAFAPVQDLGLVAVIDDGDDALAEPRAPYPHARQVLLLRAEQSGAAVLIGGWSRTVEAHLLVERGWAQPLEAARELVRERAPRIEAPTELDLAREGPAAAARIPHPAWELAKRALQGAPVRGGPPVTPGPVLVQVPRSGYVPAVACAGCREPARCAQCHGPVGLGRAGSTPACQWCAHLAANWSCPECGASRLRSVRIGSDRTAEELGRAFPQVPVIVSGAKASHGIVETVDDKPRIVVATPGAEPVAEGGFAAALLLDASVMTTRPELWASSVAMQRWMAAAALVRSASAGGRVMLLGRPAPGPAQALVRWDPAGFAARELAERTELRFPPAARLAAVDGTRESVHSILGLIGEVPGLDVLGPVERSEAVPEQAEPARWRALVRTPLRHGGELTAALRRAAAVRSARKEPGSLRIQVDPADLW from the coding sequence ATGAACCCCGGGGCGGCCTACGGCGAGCAGGGCAGCCTGCTCGAGGTGCCCGTGGTGGCGCGCACGGTGCGCAGCCCCGGTGTGACGGACCCCGTGGCGCGGGTGCTGGTGGACGGGCCGCTGCCGCACCTCGACCGCCCCTTCGACTACCTGGTCCGCGCGGAGCATGCCGACAACGCGGTGGTGGGCTCGCGGGTGCACGTGCGTTTCGCGGGCCAGGACCGCCAGGGCTTCGTGTGCGAGCGCCGATCGACCACCGAGCACCCCGGTGAACTCGCTCCCTTACGACGGGCCGCCTCGCCGTTGCCGGTGCTGAGCCCGGAGGTGCTGCAGCTGTGCCGAGCGGTGGCAGAACGCTATGCCGGCACGTTGTCGGACGTCTTGCGCCTGGCCGTGCCCCCGCGCCATGCCACCACTGAGAAGTCGGTCCTGGAGAAGGATCTGGGGGAGCCGCCCGCGCTTCCCGAGGCCACGGATGCGCCGGAGGGCTCCGCGTGGGCGCCGTACCGCGCGGGCCCGGCCTTCCTGGAGCATCTGGCGATCGGCGAGTCCCCCCGCGCGGCGTGGTCGGCGCTGCCGGGGCCGTGGCAGCCCGCCGTAGCGCAGGCCGTGCGGGCCGTGCGGGCCTCGGGCCGTGGAGCACTCGTGGTACTCCCCACCACGCGTGACGTCGATGCGGTGCTGGCCGCGATCGCCGAAGAGCTGCCGCAGGAGCCCGTGGCACGCCTCGTGGCCGATGACGGCCAGGCGCGGCGCTACCGGGCGTTCCTGCGGGTGTTGCTCGGTCAGGCCCAGGTGGTCGTCGGCACCCGCGCGGCGGCCTTCGCCCCGGTGCAGGATCTAGGTTTGGTGGCGGTGATCGACGATGGTGACGACGCTCTGGCAGAGCCTCGCGCGCCCTACCCGCATGCGCGGCAGGTGTTGCTGCTGCGCGCCGAACAGAGCGGCGCCGCCGTGTTGATCGGCGGATGGTCCCGCACGGTCGAGGCACACCTCCTGGTCGAGCGCGGATGGGCGCAGCCCTTGGAGGCCGCACGCGAGCTGGTCCGAGAACGGGCCCCGCGCATCGAGGCGCCCACGGAACTGGATCTCGCACGCGAGGGCCCGGCCGCGGCTGCGCGTATCCCACACCCGGCGTGGGAGCTGGCCAAACGAGCCTTGCAGGGCGCCCCCGTCCGCGGCGGACCGCCCGTCACGCCGGGGCCGGTGCTGGTGCAGGTGCCGCGAAGCGGGTATGTGCCCGCGGTGGCCTGCGCCGGGTGCCGGGAGCCGGCGCGCTGCGCGCAATGCCACGGGCCGGTGGGGCTGGGCCGGGCGGGGAGTACGCCGGCGTGCCAGTGGTGTGCGCACCTGGCGGCCAACTGGAGCTGCCCAGAATGTGGTGCCAGCCGCTTGCGTTCGGTGCGGATCGGCTCAGATCGCACAGCTGAGGAACTCGGCCGGGCCTTCCCCCAGGTGCCGGTGATCGTCTCCGGCGCGAAGGCCTCCCACGGCATCGTGGAGACCGTGGACGACAAGCCGCGCATCGTGGTGGCCACCCCGGGCGCGGAACCGGTGGCTGAGGGCGGATTCGCTGCGGCGCTGCTGCTCGATGCTTCCGTGATGACCACCCGACCCGAGCTGTGGGCCTCGAGCGTGGCGATGCAGCGCTGGATGGCGGCCGCGGCACTGGTGCGGTCGGCCAGCGCGGGGGGACGGGTGATGCTGCTGGGCCGTCCGGCCCCTGGCCCCGCGCAGGCGCTGGTGCGGTGGGATCCGGCGGGCTTCGCCGCACGCGAGCTTGCCGAGCGGACCGAACTGCGGTTCCCGCCTGCGGCACGGCTGGCCGCGGTCGACGGCACGCGCGAGTCCGTGCACTCGATCCTGGGGCTGATCGGTGAGGTTCCTGGGCTGGATGTGCTCGGGCCGGTGGAGCGTTCCGAGGCTGTGCCTGAGCAGGCAGAACCGGCGCGGTGGCGAGCACTGGTACGCACGCCGTTGCGCCACGGTGGCGAGCTCACCGCGGCGCTGCGCCGGGCCGCGGCCGTGCGTTCGGCGCGCAAGGAACCCGGGAGCCTACGGATCCAGGTCGACCCCGCTGATCTGTGGTGA